The Arachis ipaensis cultivar K30076 chromosome B10, Araip1.1, whole genome shotgun sequence DNA window tttgattttggaggGAGAGGCAAAGAAGGGCTTCaaagtataaaaaatttaatcaaatttacACACTAATCCCATAATTTCAATAGGGAGACAGCTATTTTGCAGCCGGCtaaattttttaattctaaatcctcaattttttttttaattttaaattctaaattctaaatcttaaatatGATACCATGAATCCTAatcttaaaccctaaaaccttaaACCTCCTAAAAACGATTGTTACAAAAacaatttataataaaataattaactaatgttgcctaattaaaaattagttttctatacttattctaatttatttcctgttattttcttcaaaaatcaaaattcacaaatatatCCTAAAAGGGGTTTGATAAGTGCTGGTTAAGTTTGGAATTTGGATAATTGGATGAAACTATCTAAACTCAACATTACCTTGTGTAATTGAGTTACATTACTCTATATTATCTTATAAGAGATGTCTATCTAAATtaccacatgattgacaattTCTCAAACAtaatttagaaaataataatattttttcgtAATAATCTAAATTACTAATATTCTTATTACATAATAATATGTCAAAACGTACCTTTTCCCATTGTTATTTTCTTAATGAAATATTTAAATAGCTAATGAAGTATTGTTATTGTACATTATTGCAGCTTCTGGCTCTCCTATACCAGCTCCAGGTAGTTACTTTGTTCAATTGCtatattattttgtaatttagcATGTTTTCCGTTTTCACATTCTTCCTTATGATAAATTCCATCTCTGTCTAAATCCCATATTGAGTTAAATTTCAATTTGGATAAACTgttttatatatagaaaatatttaTTCGCAGGTCCAGCAATGCTTGGATCAAATGACCAATCACTTCCTCCAATAGCTGAATCTCCACTAAGCCCACAAGGTATTTATGAAACCCCtcaatttgataattaaaatttaatatgacTAAGTTGTGTAAAAGACAATGATTTATTGCTCTTTGTTAATGTACTTGCTTTCCATGAAAATTTTGGCAAAACAATGTGACATTAATTTATCTTATACTTGAGTGCAGCTTCTGAGGCACCCAATTCTGAGACTTCACAACCAACATTGGCAACACTAGAAGCAAAATCAAAACCattgaagaagaataagaactcaAGAAAACTCCAGGAATACAGTTACCAATAATGGATTCCTGTTATTATTGTATTGTTTTATCTTGTTGGTCATCTTTGGCATTTGAAacttgaaagaaataaaaagtagTTGCAATGTTTTAGCTTACCCTTAAGATAAATATTTCCAAGGAATATCAAACAAATTCAACTTTGCTGTGTTTCAGTAACAATATCACTTTGATTCCTTTCATACAACATAGGTACAGAAATAGTTCTGTGACGGTACTCAAGCTGAAACACTTTTGAAAACTCTTCAATCAAGGAGTTGCGAGTAATACCAATTAGACCGCCATCATCATGCATAATAGAATGCAGATCATTTGTTCCATTAGCAGCCATATTTGATGATTGAGCTTCTCTCAGTAACAACCCTTTAATGCTTCCAACCTCGCGGTTGCGTATGCCACATGGGATGATCCATTTGAAGGGAGTCAAATCTGTTGTGACATTAAGTGCTAAGCCATGGTATGTTATCCAATGAGACACTCTTATACCTACAGCTGCAACTTTCTCGTTTCCTGGAGCAAATTTCAACGAGGAGTTAGGagaatttcaaaaaagaagacAATGGTTTTGGACTAATCAATCCATCAACTAATTTATGTCTTGAAAGCTTAGGTATCAATCAGGCAGTAGCATATAATTTATATATGTCCTTGTAGAAACCATTCTATAAGCTGAAACCAAATTAATCCAACCTGAGAGTTCATCTAACGTTGTATAATTGTAAAGCTAGACTAAAACTCATGAGAGTTTAGTCGTGAAGTCATAAACTTAATTGTTTACAAGTTAGCCAGAAAGATTGTAAACTTGGCTGCAATATCTAAAATGTTAAACATGACCAAGACTAATTTATCCAACCTATTTTGATAAAGCCAATAATCTTGAATATCAAGCTAATCTTTCATGATATAtgaaattataatattatatttttatgaacCTAAATTTGAGTGGTATTATTATCAAAAGTATACAAGTCTAAGGTTGCATAGTAGCAAAAAAAAAGGAACTTAGACTTACCAACCCAGACACCAGTTAAACCTTCCACTCGAGAAGCTTGAATGGAAAATGTCAAAGAAAGAACACGAATGACAAGCTCTTCCAGTGTCCTGAGGTACCAATGTAGATCCATCTTGTGTCTTCTTAGATTGATAATAGGGTACAGAACTAGCTGGCCAGGACCATGGTATGTAACTTCACCACCTCGCTCAGTACGATAAACATTAAAGGGTGCATTGTTGATGTTGAAATTTAGGTTGTCCTTGGTACTGGCAGTACCCAATGTATACACGGAAGGGTGCTGCAGAACAATAAGGGTGTCACTGCAATCTCCTTCGTTCTCAAGCTGAGCCTTCTTTTCCTTCACAATGTCTTTCTGCCAAGACCATGCCACTTCATAAGGGACTTGCTCTTGGTGCAAATCAAAGAGCTCGCAGCTGCGCAATTTCCTTAACACCGTTGGTGAGAATTTTCAAGTGTTAAATGTGTATAAACAGAATAGTAGTGCAACTTACAGCCTTGCTCCGTAAGATGTGAATTTGGATGGTTTCGGATATGAGAATTGGAGTGACTTGGACAGGTTGGAGTGGGTGCGCAAAGGTAGAGAAGGGCATGGAGGCGCTGATGAAGGGACTGTATTCAACAAATTCATGTCTGATTACGGGATACTGTGTGTTTGTGAGATGAAAATACCGGCGATATCAAAGATGGTGGCAACTAAGGACAATAGGAGGCGATCAATGTATCAAGTCCAATTTGAATTCATTACCTTTATATAATCATGGTCAGGAGTAACACTAAAAACTCATTTAGAAGCATAAACAACTGCCTGGTCTTCTGCAAATTCAGTTTCATATATTACCTAAAAATTGACACACATTAGCATTTattctctaaaaataaaaaaaaaattaaaagaaagattcAATAGTATTCTAGTTCTATATAATGTAATCAACATAAATTGACAACTTCAAGATTTACATATTTAAGTCAAACAGATCAATGCACGTGTATCTAAACCACACAGACCCACAATTTTCTAATAGTATctaaacttttgaaaaaaattaatacaagagagcaaggttctgaaaaccggaccggtcatcgaacCATTCTAGTTACTAGTTCACTGGTTCAACTGGAAaaactgttttataataaaataataaataaattaaaaatttaatacccTAAAGCATAACTGCAGTCATCAATAAACCTGTAGACAAAGTGGTTACCCTAGAAGAAGGGGGAACTGGTGGTAGCTCACATATAGACTTGGGAGAATTGGTTAAAGATGcctatataattaaaaaaaagggtTAGTAGACACCATATTGTGCTTCGCGACGAGGATGATTCATGGGTTCCCCGGTTATCCATGCTTCGCGACAAGGATCAAACACTTCAATGGTCGACACCATTGTGCTTCCATCAAAGCCACCAAGTGCATGCCTACAAGGGGAATGGATAAGTTCATAACGGTGCAAAATCAGTCGCATAAGTTGTTACTAGCAAAGAAACTAGTGCAAGTCTTAATCTAAGAAATGCATAGTTGGCAAAATTCATATGCTGAATTAACTAACTTAACAATCGAAGCACAATTAAGCCCAAAGCACAGTTTTAATTGACTTAATTGAACACAAAAAAGCACAGCAGTGAACAGCAGAGCGCAAAAAAACACAGCACAGCAGCAAAGAAGACACAAACCAGAGTACAACATAGCATAGCAGTAGTGAGCAGAGCCATTCAATAATCAAATATAATTTGATCATTTCtgaactaaaaaaaataacacGAACAGCAGGCACTAGTAGTGAGCTTTGTGATACAAAAAGAGTATTAAGAACCAACTTAAATTACAAGTATTCCTTTAGGCAATGAGCACAAAATTTATCATCAGGAAACTTTAACAAAATTTaacaacagaaaaagaaaaaagcaagaacAAACCAGTAACAATTTATCGGGATCAATTTATCATCAATCAGTAAGCCAGTACCAGTTAATCAACCCAGAACAAACAAGAACAAGCCAGTAACAGggttaaaatttatcatcaagcAGTGAGCAAAGCCAGTCAACTAAGAGAAAGCACCGAGCACTGACTGAGCATCCGAGGCATTACCTTCGGCGAGGTAAGTGACCAGAGATTTGAGGGAGAGCGACGGACGACGGGAAGCTGGCGACGAACACTGCCGAGCTGGCGACGGACGACGGGGAGCTGGCGACGAACACGACAGACAGACGACGGCGGAGCAGGACCTGGAGACGCTGACGTTGGGGGAATGGAAGGGCCTTCGAACACGACGAAACAGGAGGCTTGGCGAACGACTACGACGAACCAGGCGGCGACGGTGAAACCAACAGCGGCGCGATGGAGGCTAGGGTTGTGTTTTGGGGAGGAATAATGAGAGTATGTACGAGACTGAGGAATCAGGAATGAGGCTCGAGAGGGGGGCGAGGGCTTCAGGCGAGGAGTGAGGACCGAGGAGAACCTGACTCTTCTATAACGCAAAAACGATGCCGTTTCAATAAAACCGGCCAGTCCCGGTTCGATCCGACCAGCCGGTCAGCGGTTTACATCCGATTTTCAACATAGCAGTTTTTTATGTTGAACAAACCGCATAAGCATCCAGTTCACAGTTGTATCGGTCCGACCGGCCAATCCAGTCTGGTT harbors:
- the LOC107623304 gene encoding plastidial lipoyltransferase 2 isoform X2, which encodes MNLLNTVPSSAPPCPSLPLRTHSNLSKSLQFSYPKPSKFTSYGARLCELFDLHQEQVPYEVAWSWQKDIVKEKKAQLENEGDCSDTLIVLQHPSVYTLGTASTKDNLNFNINNAPFNVYRTERGGEVTYHGPGQLVLYPIINLRRHKMDLHWYLRTLEELVIRVLSLTFSIQASRVEGLTGVWVGNEKVAAVGIRVSHWITYHGLALNVTTDLTPFKWIIPCGIRNREVGSIKGLLLREAQSSNMAANGTNDLHSIMHDDGGLIGITRNSLIEEFSKVFQLEYRHRTISVPMLYERNQSDIVTETQQS
- the LOC107623304 gene encoding plastidial lipoyltransferase 2 isoform X1 — its product is MNLLNTVPSSAPPCPSLPLRTHSNLSKSLQFSYPKPSKFTSYGARLKLRSCELFDLHQEQVPYEVAWSWQKDIVKEKKAQLENEGDCSDTLIVLQHPSVYTLGTASTKDNLNFNINNAPFNVYRTERGGEVTYHGPGQLVLYPIINLRRHKMDLHWYLRTLEELVIRVLSLTFSIQASRVEGLTGVWVGNEKVAAVGIRVSHWITYHGLALNVTTDLTPFKWIIPCGIRNREVGSIKGLLLREAQSSNMAANGTNDLHSIMHDDGGLIGITRNSLIEEFSKVFQLEYRHRTISVPMLYERNQSDIVTETQQS